The Patescibacteria group bacterium genome includes a window with the following:
- the leuS gene encoding leucine--tRNA ligase, giving the protein MKYDHQKIEQKWQKKWLDEKIYSPDIKNAKNPFYNLWMYPYPSAEGLHAGHAFASTGSDIYGRFMRMHGKDVFQPIGYDSFGIHSENYALKIGEHPKKMLDRTTKHYEFQLKKLGHGYDWTKTVTVSEPNYYRFTQWLFLQLFKAGLAYQKEAEVNFCPSCKTVIADEQVIGGLCERCDSQVEKKSLKQWFFRITDYADRLLEGHKKIDWSERVIVAQRNWIGKKEGARIKFALENHNFELEVFTTRPDTLYGTTFIVVSPSFVKKNLLEFVDSQRLDEVKNYISEAEKKRGEEGKDKTGVFLGLLAKNPASGASLPVFVADYVLDDYGTGVVMGVPAHDQRDWEFASKYHLQIVPVISSNNDYSKSAYDGEGEIINSGNWNGKKYPDDIEFILSDLEKNGWGKREVNYHLRDWLISRQRYWGPPIPLVYCQSCAEKGLSYFKDSIFKGDAKVIRKDQSDWDPAGWWPVDEKDLPVLLPELSDWKPEGSGKGPLANHPEFYKTKCPHCGGDAIRETDVSDTFLDSSWYFLRYPSVGIDDKPFDPEITEKWLPVDLYFGGAEHSVLHLMYARFITMVLYDLGLVSFDEPFPRFFAHGLMIKDGAKMSKSRGNVVNPDSYIEKYGADTLRLYLMFMGPMDGYPDFRDEGIEGMRRFVERLWKLFESGSVELGEKEAREIKIKMNQTIKKVTEDIESFRYNTAIAQIMIFVNSLENFKGASFKGGDDKVWDEAIKNLVLMLAPFAPHLAEEVWQMRFAKGEEFKSVHFEPWPKYNPALVVEETVKIPVQVNGKLRGIVELPFEQAKDEDKVVEMAKSDEKISKWLGSGKIKKTIFVPAKLLNFVTI; this is encoded by the coding sequence ATGAAATACGATCACCAAAAGATAGAACAAAAGTGGCAGAAAAAGTGGCTTGATGAAAAAATTTACAGTCCTGACATCAAGAATGCCAAAAATCCTTTTTATAATCTTTGGATGTATCCATATCCTTCAGCTGAGGGTCTTCATGCAGGTCATGCATTTGCTTCAACAGGTTCTGATATCTACGGCCGTTTTATGAGAATGCATGGCAAGGATGTTTTTCAGCCTATTGGTTATGATTCTTTTGGAATTCATAGTGAGAATTATGCTTTAAAGATTGGTGAGCATCCCAAAAAGATGCTTGATAGAACCACTAAACACTACGAATTTCAGCTCAAAAAACTTGGTCATGGTTATGATTGGACAAAGACGGTTACGGTTTCTGAACCCAACTATTATCGCTTTACCCAGTGGTTATTCTTGCAGCTTTTTAAGGCAGGACTTGCTTATCAAAAAGAGGCCGAAGTTAATTTTTGTCCTTCCTGTAAAACTGTAATTGCCGATGAACAGGTTATAGGTGGTCTTTGCGAGCGTTGTGACAGCCAAGTTGAGAAGAAAAGTTTGAAGCAATGGTTTTTTAGGATTACAGATTATGCAGACCGCTTACTTGAAGGTCATAAAAAGATAGACTGGAGTGAGAGGGTTATAGTTGCCCAGAGAAACTGGATTGGCAAAAAAGAGGGAGCAAGAATAAAATTTGCCCTTGAAAATCATAATTTTGAGCTTGAAGTTTTTACAACTCGGCCTGATACTTTATATGGAACTACTTTTATAGTTGTTTCTCCATCTTTTGTTAAGAAAAATTTGTTGGAATTTGTGGACTCACAAAGGCTTGATGAGGTTAAGAATTATATTTCTGAGGCTGAAAAAAAGCGGGGGGAAGAGGGAAAAGACAAAACAGGTGTTTTCCTTGGTCTTCTGGCTAAAAATCCGGCAAGTGGGGCTTCTTTACCTGTTTTTGTAGCTGATTATGTTTTAGATGATTATGGAACAGGGGTGGTAATGGGTGTGCCGGCACATGATCAAAGAGATTGGGAGTTTGCCAGTAAATACCATTTACAGATTGTTCCTGTTATTTCTTCAAATAACGATTATTCAAAGTCAGCTTATGACGGGGAGGGGGAGATTATTAATTCTGGCAATTGGAATGGCAAGAAATATCCTGATGACATAGAGTTTATTTTGTCTGATTTGGAAAAGAATGGTTGGGGGAAAAGGGAAGTTAATTATCACCTTCGTGATTGGCTGATTTCGCGTCAGCGCTATTGGGGGCCTCCAATTCCTTTGGTTTATTGTCAGTCTTGTGCCGAAAAAGGCCTCTCCTACTTTAAAGATTCAATCTTTAAAGGTGATGCAAAAGTTATCAGAAAAGATCAGTCTGATTGGGATCCAGCTGGCTGGTGGCCTGTTGACGAGAAGGATCTACCTGTTCTTCTTCCTGAACTTTCTGATTGGAAACCTGAAGGATCTGGCAAGGGGCCTTTGGCAAACCATCCGGAGTTTTACAAGACAAAGTGTCCCCATTGTGGTGGTGATGCTATTCGCGAAACTGATGTTTCTGATACCTTTTTGGATAGTTCTTGGTACTTCCTGCGTTATCCTTCAGTTGGAATAGATGACAAGCCGTTTGATCCTGAGATTACTGAAAAATGGCTTCCTGTTGATCTTTATTTTGGTGGGGCGGAGCATTCAGTTTTGCATTTGATGTATGCAAGGTTTATTACTATGGTTCTTTATGATTTGGGCTTGGTCTCTTTTGACGAGCCCTTTCCTCGCTTTTTTGCTCATGGATTGATGATTAAAGATGGGGCAAAAATGAGCAAGTCTCGTGGCAATGTGGTTAACCCCGACAGTTACATTGAAAAATATGGCGCTGATACACTGAGACTTTACTTGATGTTTATGGGGCCGATGGATGGATATCCTGATTTTCGTGACGAGGGAATTGAGGGCATGAGAAGATTTGTTGAGAGACTTTGGAAGCTGTTTGAGAGTGGTAGTGTTGAATTGGGAGAAAAAGAGGCTAGGGAGATTAAGATTAAAATGAATCAGACTATAAAGAAAGTAACTGAGGATATAGAGTCTTTTAGATACAATACTGCTATAGCTCAGATTATGATTTTTGTTAACTCTCTTGAGAACTTTAAGGGAGCCTCCTTTAAAGGTGGGGATGATAAGGTTTGGGATGAGGCGATAAAGAATCTGGTTTTGATGCTTGCTCCTTTTGCACCTCACTTGGCAGAGGAGGTTTGGCAGATGAGATTTGCAAAGGGAGAAGAATTCAAGAGTGTTCATTTTGAACCTTGGCCAAAATATAACCCAGCTTTGGTGGTTGAAGAGACCGTTAAAATTCCTGTTCAGGTTAATGGAAAGTTAAGAGGTATCGTTGAACTTCCTTTTGAGCAGGCGAAAGATGAAGACAAAGTAGTTGAGATGGCAAAATCAGACGAGAAAATCTCCAAATGGCTTGGCAGTGGCAAAATTAAGAAGACGATATTTGTTCCTGCCAAGCTTTTGAACTTTGTTACTATTTGA